A region of Ferviditalea candida DNA encodes the following proteins:
- a CDS encoding DUF4259 domain-containing protein: MGAWGFGIFDNDDALDIRDRFRRFVRDGLPMEEVTRQCIADFPDPMNDVSVVLALAALQMEQNKLQPEIKKRALALIVERKDIATWVDQEKRIQELEAFKQKLLRF, from the coding sequence ATGGGTGCATGGGGTTTTGGCATTTTCGACAATGATGATGCGCTAGATATTCGGGACCGTTTCCGCCGGTTTGTCCGGGATGGATTGCCCATGGAGGAAGTAACAAGGCAGTGTATAGCGGATTTTCCAGATCCTATGAACGATGTTTCCGTCGTTTTGGCTCTGGCCGCTTTGCAAATGGAACAAAACAAATTGCAACCGGAAATAAAAAAGCGTGCTCTGGCTTTGATTGTAGAGCGAAAAGACATCGCAACCTGGGTTGACCAAGAGAAACGAATTCAGGAACTGGAAGCGTTCAAGCAAAAGCTGCTCCGATTTTAG